In the genome of Daucus carota subsp. sativus chromosome 9, DH1 v3.0, whole genome shotgun sequence, the window GTAGTGGAGATATCCGTTGATGTAGAAGCATCCTCGATTGCCATCAAACACAGAttaaccacttcttcacttgctTCGGGAGAATcctcatcttcacttaaatcccaaccgTTTTCGGCCACGAGAATTCGACCCTTAGAGAGTTTAGGACATTCTCGTTTATAGTGACCCAGTTGTTTACACTCGAAACATACATCTTGTGTTTCCTccggattttgttcttttggttTTGTAGGAGTGTAAATATTATTGTTGCTCGTGTTGGCATTATTATAGCCATTCGGACTTTGATTATTTTTGCCTTTATAGCCCGAGTTGGTAGGAAAATTACTCTTATAGTTAGGAgaataattttgagagtaattaggccttccattagagttaaaaactctttgttgattatttgatttaagaAAGCCTTTTCCGtacctttgagctttgctttgaagcacacgacgaagttgtctCGTTAGTAAAGCAATTTCGCTTTCATCGAGATTTTGAATTTCCTCGTTTAAATCTTCgtcattttcatcttcatcgattaatatggattttaatgccatatttttcttcttgtcttcCACCTTAGGAACGACAATATCCGGAACATTATCTTCCTCGTAAGCACGAAGGTTTCCGAAAAGATTATCGATGTGATAGTCATTGAGATTATGCATCTCTTTAATAGTAGTGactttaactttccaactcggagggagagatttaagaactcgacgattcttttcattttgagtATAAATCTTCCCGAGTTGAGATAATTCATCGATTATACgagtaaatcttgtttccatatcgatgatattttctccatcttggagtttaaagttctcgtattcttggatcaaaGTATCCATTTGAGAGTCTTTTATATCCGTAGTACCTTCATAGGTTACTACtaatttgttccacatttcttgtgccgacttgcaattgtttactcgtttatattctttttctgcaagtgcacttgtaAGAACCACAAACATCACTAGTTTCTATGCTGTtaatctctattttatactgtatatttatcaatttttatttttaataattaagaaaatttacTTATTGTTAGGTCCGATACgaggttaattaagctagaagggggggttgaatagcttaatcaccaatttaaaaatttatgcggtgtaataaaaagtttatcccctttttaaaacttgtatcgagagtatGAGCAGTAAATATGTGCGGAAGCAAAGAGCAAAGAAAGTAAAGTACCACACACAAggatttatcctggttcgcggtggctaactcaacctttggagtccactcacccctactccagtccctgagctcctccccggactcgagattttctctactataaagatactcctttacagtaggcggagaagcctttacaaatatatatcttggagcgtaacttcccgttacctcctcactataaatgtaaacttacaagactcgtcttggagcgtaactccccgtcacctcctcaaagtcgttgtaccccgggtgtagtctttgaacttctaaacttttgcgggtcttggacaaaggtcttagatcttgggtctttcctcttcctcacggtgcgaagacgactaactccccgttagcacGCCTAGGACTTGCGTCTtgaaacgaagatcacctcacttcacttttcctcactacgaaattcagaaaacaatatctacgacaaataaCTTGGGTTTTATAAAAAGGGTTTTGGACTAGAAATGTCTAGGCCGAGTGTAATAATGTtcaataaagaatatttataacttgtatACTTTTCGAATGATTAATATTAAATCGAAGTATACGATATGTCTTActccaaataaataatatatgggtggagtaaaagtattctttctttgataaatacgatcttgaaaaatcaaagaatacttgTATTTGTAAACTCCGTGTAGATCGAATAAATTATATTCGGAGTTTTAAGTCTATTTAGGCTCGACGGCACAAGATTTATATTATTACTTCGTTATATGAAAATACGTCTATTTTCAAAGTAATATAATCGAGAAGTCTTTGCTTCTTTTCAATATAACTCTTCTCTTTTATGTAGTCTTTCGAGACtaaattaaatcaattaaaGTTCGTAGAGAGAGAGTCGAGAGTTTCTTTAACTTTAGCACAAGCCAATAATATTTCCGCAAAAccaacaatacaatatttatacacatataataataacaactataaagtgcagaaagtatataaatacGTATAGTAGGCCTATCCGGTTATTGTTCCCACGGAGCGCTAAAGGGGCTAGTAGGATGTTAACCAGGCAACAATAACAAGTTAAGTTAATCGCGGAAGGTTAGATTAGATTAGTTGGCAAGATAAGTGCTAAATAAAtgttaaagaaataaataactttttagATCGTTTCCTTCCCAACGGAACACAAGGTGCTAGTAGGGAATTAGATCAAGCTGTACTAAATCGATTTGACCGTCGTCAAATATAATCTTCTTTTTCGAGGTGTATAACGAAACTTTAGTTTGTATACAAAATAGTACGAATCGATGTtcgtttatattatatatttgagagaATATTAGATCGTACGATATAAAAGTTGTTCttgtataataaatatcaaatatatcacGAAACTTTAGTTCGTGTTAGTGTATTTCGAATACAACGAATCTTTAGTTCGTGTATGTAATTTGTTCGAAataataaatctttttttattaGAGATATGAGATGAAGAGTTTTTGTAGAGAGTAGATCGATGATAATAACGAGctcttgtataaataaaatggtTGGTTAAGACACGgattaatgaagctaaaattataACCACTTACGAAAACAAtcggaaagttcgccggaaaaattcgtcggaggtttGGTAGGACTATAAGCACACGgacgaatttgggcagcccttcgggaggcaaGATGGTAGTGGTTAAAGAGCTAAAGTGGTGAGACAAAGCTTGGTTGGATAAACAAAAGCttgtataactaaaaccttgtgtatatatgtatatatatatatataagaatggaggttttagagaagaagtatttgtagagagtgtttgtagatgaaagagagagtgtatacttcaaaaatctcagcacttctaTGACTTTTAGATTGAGATAAATGGGTGGGGGTGGGTGTTTATTTATAGGAGGGGTTAGGTAGAATGGAGGGTTTAGATTAAATGTAAGTGTATggtgagattgagagagatgtgGCCAATTGTGAACCAAGTTTGTTGGTTGGTGGGGAATTCAAGCATGTGCCACAATTCTCATcagatttgaatatatattaaacaatagaAACGCTTTGGTTTTGCAATTAAATGCGTATCACGTATCGTTTAATAAATATGACGAATTTCCGAAAGTCTTCAAtaaattcaactaaaaatatgataaatctccaaatattggaaaatgaaattctgtgaagtttggtgatttttggtcaaagtttgctagGTCAAACGCTCACTCGAAGTTCGAGACGACAGATAGAAAAACGCTACGAAACGAAAGTTCTGaaaaaattacgaaacttttacctaacatgcCTATACATATAGAAATGACATAcccaaagtttcaagtcattctagcaagtggaagtattttatccggatttaaaatgataaaaaccGCTTTTCGGAATACGATAAAATACGAAAATTCTTTTGACGATTTGTAAAAGGATTTAGACAAAAGTTttgacttgaataaatactataaatatattcccTCAAAGATAAAATGGTTTGGAGTGTTGGGAAGtatatttgagtatttaaattaatttccttcgaaaaataaggaaatatatgaaaaccggaaaaattagtatttggtcaaaacgagtagacccttgactaatttttgaaaccATAATACTTAGAATATTGAGATTTATGATAAAAcatgattttgataattttggaaagcattctaagtattaaaatatttttctctgaaaaatgaataatttgagagaccgaagagaaaatatttcacaaggttataaaaatgaatattaatatttgtaaggcCAAATATTAATGAGATGTAGgagtaaatctttcttttggatagaaaatgatttttggatagaaagatttatttttaagtAATTAAGGTTAATTTATCCCGGAAAAtaagaaattgataaaatagggaataaatcactttaaatactagattttgaaaataatgttacatgaagCTTTTAAAGAATATCAACATGTTAAAATCCTTTTTCCCATCTTCATGTCAATTTGATTTTGCAATAGTAAGAAAGAGAAAATCGTAGAGTAGCGATATTCCTCAGCATGGTTATTGCACagaaaatcttttgaaaatatttttgacacggaaatcatttttcaaatcacttgctaaaattaacctttcacttagaaataatcatttaaatttaaatgtccTATTGAGAGGATCtaagtgatttaaattttacgtttatttaataaataccaaaataaatcaatatcgaAGATATTCTTTCACTTATGATTGACATCGGtggtcgattattgatgatcaattatagttgtagaAGGTTTATGATGGTAACAAATGACGGGATGAGGTGTGTGATGATGATAGATAGTCATTAGTGGTGGCAAGTTATGATGACAAACGGTATTAGGCAAATCATGGTTGTAAGTGAAGGCGGCAATAGTGGAAGGGGTTGATAATGATGTCGGGAGTTTCATCAATGTAGTATGattgaaaatgatgatgatatacGTTGTATATACTATATTTGTCATATTTcgcatatataaattagtgatttctgataTACAAATGAGTGATTTTTGTAGTTAAGAATAGTGATGAAAAATTGGTTAGGGACgagtttttagtttctaggttaatttagtttctagtggagtaagcccctatgtatgtatatgtatatgtatgggCTTACTCCACGggaaactaaattagcctagaaactagaaactagtccCTGGCCAGTTTATCATCACTgttattatttacaaaaatcacTTATTTGTATATCAgaaattactattttatatatgcaaaatctgtcaaatatagatatataaatacacatatatacaatgtatatcatcatcatcattttcaatCATACTACATTGATGAAACTCCTTGCATCATTGTTAACCCTTTCACTACTGCCGTGGTCACTTACAACCATGATTTGCCTATCATCGTTTGTCATCATAACTTGTCACTACTAATGACTATTTACCATCACCACACATCTCATCCCGTCATTTGCTATCATCATGGACCTCCTACAACTATAAGTAatcatcaataatcgaccaCCAATATCAAtcataagtaaattttctcaatgattaaaaataaaggctGATGAATTTactgtataaaatagtgattaacaGGATGAAAACTAGTGATTTTTTGAGTTATAAACAGTGATTGAATGAAGGAGTGATTTCTAGTTTATAGAATAACTATAGTTTCTATTGATCACTAGCCATACATTTTTTACCCATTTAAGGGCTGCAGATATTTGTCCTGCACATtcgttttctctccctatcctgtCCTACAATTCTAAATCGGTGAACAACAAGCAGAACTTCTAAAtcctgcataacataaaataataattccataatattggtgttcaatcaccgaaatcctgaaaaataaaaataataattgcatacaaaacaaagatgtagttggacattgctatgagtggcactgaactcattgtcattgtcctgcaacgaattgaatttgttgcaagaaaaaataacacttagatatatcacaaatatgtggcacaaattattaatattacattactagaaatgcagaacaagaatagtgtaaattataaaaatagttttgaattaaaactaaaacgagaaatgcaggacaagaatatcaataatatattactaGAAATGTTGGGCaaaaatagtgtaaattataaatattatattactagaaatgcaggacaaaaaatatttaatcatgtccattaattgccagattattttaacggtataatttgtagtctcTAAGGACTCCAAAGTTTTTGGTCTCTATTGAGCCCAactttgtgtgtgtgtctatatatatatatatatatatatatgagtaaggTTCGAGCGAGAACCTCACTATCAAGAGAACCGAGAGAACTCTTCTTAGAGCCATTGATTTTTGGataacaaaaaaatctattgacCAAGGGCATTTTGGAACACAACAAAATTGTTATTATTTCGAAATCTTTTAAACATGGCATCTTGCAtctttttatctgccaatcaaATAATACCATTTATAGATCATTACAGAATCTGGAATCcaaatcttatatttttaacatatattctatttttgGCATTTCTCACAACTCAATCTATCAATAAAAACGTAAGTTAATACAAATATTAGTTTAGTGTATATAAGAATAGTTGAATTTTAGAGTAGAtctcttatatttttaaattattttaaattaaattccatattgtttaaaaatatatataagacaatcatatattatatatgatcgaCTAACGAAACACTTACTAACatttttagtagaatcttaaagtatttattaaaaacttaatcatataatcaaaaaacttatattaaattttatattgttaatagaACCTTTATTacaatatcaataaaattatcaaaaaatctctaatacacataaattatattaaaaatctttCATTATATAGAATATTAATGCATCAATTTGTAGAATCTTCAGTAACATGTCACTTAGAATAGTAGAATCTTCATTATCATTaacatttctaaaaatatatttagaaattaaaatcttaaaaaataattaatattaaaatagtagaattatcagtgaaacacttaatagaatctcaATATTATCAATGTGACGCTTAGTAgaatatcaataaaatttttagaatcttaatttattagaatctaatacacaataaaaatatatcataaatcttgATTATCAATATAGAAACTTTAATAAATCAATAAGTAGAATCTTCATTAATGTatctctaaatgattttaatttaaaataaaattttgaaaagatcacataacaaaactatataatatatatgatcaaatacGTCAGAgtctaataaa includes:
- the LOC135149438 gene encoding uncharacterized protein LOC135149438 yields the protein MFVVLTSALAEKEYKRVNNCKSAQEMWNKLVVTYEGTTDIKDSQMDTLIQEYENFKLQDGENIIDMETRFTRIIDELSQLGKIYTQNEKNRRVLKSLPPSWKVKVTTIKEMHNLNDYHIDNLFGNLRAYEEDNVPDIVVPKVEDKKKNMALKSILIDEDENDEDLNEEIQNLDESEIALLTRQLRRVLQSKAQRYGKGFLKSNNQQRVFNSNGRPNYSQNYSPNYKSNFPTNSGYKGKNNQSPNGYNNANTSNNNIYTPTKPKEQNPEETQDVCFECKQLGHYKRECPKLSKGRILVAENGWDLSEDEDSPEASEEVVNLCLMAIEDASTSTDISTTNQEVSSSSPTLVDIPFLKLSSLNLLNMEKGELIKLLVEVNTRYDYLDQLFLTTWSEKEKLEDIYQTQQKEFSRIKESKIKLEEEMVNFQDSFIKSKDAITKLEIENVSLILETEEIKDEKLQLNENIQKLHVDLLNLKIQNESLTQERSTTSYLKDSLETEIARILEEKEKEFKIETCKIKDEHSNILAHCKEQERI